In Desulfotignum phosphitoxidans DSM 13687, a single window of DNA contains:
- the phoU gene encoding phosphate signaling complex protein PhoU — protein MATHLHRAMDKIKKEILALGALVEDRFRKSIHAVRTQDLDLAQWVIDSDYEVDDREIEVEEECLKILALYQPVATDLRLIVAVIKINNDLERIADYAGNIARRFITSAEDPGKFKYDYTAMAEQAVNMLKLSLDALVGMDVATAYHVLEMDDEVNTMRDDAYQTMKADIQAHPNMVAEIINMYLISRHIERIGDHTTNIAEEVIYLIEGDIVRHT, from the coding sequence ATGGCAACCCATTTGCATCGGGCAATGGACAAAATTAAAAAAGAGATCCTCGCATTGGGTGCACTGGTGGAAGACCGGTTCAGAAAATCGATTCACGCGGTCCGCACCCAGGATCTGGATCTGGCGCAATGGGTCATTGATTCCGATTATGAAGTGGATGACCGGGAAATTGAAGTGGAGGAAGAGTGCCTCAAGATTTTGGCCCTGTATCAGCCGGTGGCCACGGATCTGCGGTTGATCGTGGCCGTGATCAAGATCAATAATGACCTGGAACGGATTGCCGATTACGCGGGAAATATTGCCCGCCGGTTTATCACCTCGGCGGAGGATCCCGGTAAATTTAAATATGATTATACGGCCATGGCGGAACAGGCGGTCAATATGCTGAAGCTGAGCCTGGACGCGCTGGTGGGCATGGATGTGGCCACGGCCTATCATGTTCTGGAAATGGATGACGAGGTCAATACCATGCGGGACGATGCGTATCAGACCATGAAAGCCGATATCCAGGCCCATCCAAACATGGTGGCGGAAATTATCAATATGTATCTGATTTCCCGGCATATTGAGCGGATCGGAGACCACACAACCAATATCGCTGAAGAGGTGATCTATCTGATTGAAGGAGATATTGTCCGCCATACCTGA
- a CDS encoding ATP-binding protein, producing the protein MKKQKLIWQIFPLFLIIIIISLSLEAWYFNRHSRQFFLENTEKELMVRARLIEFKITEILSGKPVQNQKLNDLCRDLGESIQTRVTVVAPSGEVMADSLARTATMENHKNRPEIQTALTGEKGVSIRYSRTLDQNMMYFALPVEGNTGIAAVIRTAIPLTAIEKNIRSTRNKVFGFLILTVIAAAGVSWYVTRKIIQPLEAIKKGAQAFARGDLSNRLAVPDTEELSELARSMNQMAENLTNRIQEALNRQRELEAVHASMQEGVIAIDNQEKIITINDAAARIFNFPAIEMKNKNVLEVARNYELQSFIRTALSTHEPVEDDILIHQDKDHILNIHSSALWDSQDHRMGTLIIFHDITRIRRLEKMHKDFAANVSHELKTPLTTLKGFIETLQEMPDSSSEDRSGFLKILEKNVNRMIELINDLLSLSRLERLEGTGVRFADNQLFILIQGAVAACGPLAEKKQIQIQITCPQDLTVRVDPVLMEQAIVNLVENAVKYSLKNSQVDICARSTSKDIQIDVRDAGPGIAKEHLPKIFNRFYRVDKGRSRQEGGTGLGLAIVKHIIQYHNGQITVSSVKGKGTVFHIRLPSHA; encoded by the coding sequence ATGAAAAAACAAAAACTGATCTGGCAGATATTTCCATTATTTCTGATCATCATCATCATTTCTCTGTCCCTGGAAGCCTGGTATTTCAACCGCCATTCCCGGCAGTTTTTTCTGGAAAACACGGAAAAAGAACTGATGGTCCGGGCGCGGCTGATTGAATTCAAGATTACTGAAATTTTGTCCGGAAAACCGGTACAGAACCAAAAACTCAATGACCTGTGCAGGGATCTTGGAGAATCCATTCAGACCCGGGTGACTGTTGTCGCCCCGTCAGGCGAGGTGATGGCAGATTCGTTAGCCCGTACAGCCACCATGGAAAATCATAAAAACCGGCCGGAAATTCAAACCGCACTCACCGGTGAAAAAGGGGTATCAATCCGGTACAGCCGGACACTGGATCAGAACATGATGTATTTTGCGCTGCCTGTGGAAGGAAACACCGGGATCGCGGCCGTGATTCGCACCGCAATTCCCCTGACCGCCATTGAAAAAAATATCCGGTCCACCCGGAACAAGGTATTTGGTTTTCTGATACTCACGGTCATTGCTGCTGCCGGTGTTTCCTGGTATGTGACCCGGAAAATCATTCAACCGCTGGAAGCAATCAAAAAAGGGGCCCAGGCTTTTGCAAGAGGCGATCTTTCCAATCGACTGGCGGTGCCGGATACGGAAGAACTGTCGGAGCTGGCCCGATCCATGAACCAGATGGCGGAGAATCTGACGAACCGGATCCAGGAGGCCCTGAACCGGCAGCGGGAACTCGAGGCTGTGCATGCCAGTATGCAGGAAGGGGTGATTGCCATTGATAACCAGGAAAAAATCATCACCATCAATGATGCAGCGGCCCGGATTTTCAATTTTCCCGCCATAGAGATGAAAAATAAAAATGTGCTGGAAGTGGCCAGAAATTATGAACTTCAAAGCTTTATCCGCACGGCCCTTTCAACCCATGAACCCGTGGAAGATGACATCCTGATTCATCAGGATAAAGATCATATTCTCAATATTCATTCCAGCGCGTTGTGGGACAGTCAGGATCATCGCATGGGCACGCTGATCATTTTTCATGACATCACCCGGATCCGGCGCCTGGAAAAGATGCACAAGGATTTTGCCGCCAATGTGTCCCATGAACTCAAAACCCCGCTGACCACCCTCAAGGGGTTCATCGAGACCCTTCAGGAAATGCCGGACAGTTCATCCGAGGACCGGTCCGGGTTTTTGAAAATTCTGGAAAAAAATGTCAACCGGATGATCGAACTGATCAATGATCTGTTGTCCTTATCCCGTCTGGAGCGGCTGGAAGGCACAGGGGTCCGGTTTGCCGACAATCAGTTGTTTATCCTGATTCAAGGGGCGGTGGCGGCCTGTGGGCCATTGGCAGAAAAAAAACAGATCCAGATTCAAATCACTTGCCCCCAAGATCTGACAGTCCGGGTGGATCCGGTTCTGATGGAACAGGCCATTGTCAATCTGGTGGAAAATGCCGTGAAATACAGCCTTAAAAATTCTCAGGTCGATATCTGTGCCCGCAGCACAAGCAAGGATATCCAGATTGATGTCAGAGATGCCGGCCCCGGGATTGCCAAAGAACATCTGCCCAAGATCTTCAACCGGTTCTACCGGGTGGACAAAGGCCGGAGCCGTCAGGAAGGAGGGACGGGGCTGGGGCTGGCCATTGTGAAACACATCATCCAGTACCACAATGGCCAGATCACGGTGTCATCCGTGAAAGGCAAAGGCACTGTCTTTCATATCCGGTTGCCGTCTCATGCATAG
- a CDS encoding cytochrome C assembly family protein, whose product MGVQTGNTLLQIAFLLYVSSLAGYLVFLVRQKDRIQKISFYLIAMGVGIHLAGMLTLGVTIKGLPVQNLVQSLSMAALALGAMFLYVQYKFNLKMLGLFAALILSITMLSALVLPDTQAPPNDAFKGVWFYCHILLIFAGDAALGLACGAGILYLLQEKGIKARNPGFFFKRLPSLDFLDDVSHACITTGFFLLTLGLVTGFVYAKVLWGHFWSWDFKEVFSLGAWFVYAVLLHLRFYAGWRGRKSAIMTIVGFAIIVFTFLGVNLFLGGHHQEFTK is encoded by the coding sequence ATGGGCGTGCAAACAGGAAATACGTTGCTGCAGATAGCGTTTCTGCTTTATGTGTCAAGCCTGGCCGGGTATCTGGTTTTTCTGGTCCGCCAAAAAGATCGGATTCAGAAAATATCTTTTTACCTGATTGCCATGGGCGTCGGAATCCATCTTGCCGGAATGCTGACCCTGGGTGTGACAATCAAAGGCCTGCCCGTTCAGAACCTGGTCCAAAGCCTTTCCATGGCGGCCCTGGCCCTGGGTGCCATGTTTTTATATGTGCAATATAAATTCAATCTGAAAATGCTCGGGTTGTTTGCGGCCCTGATTTTATCGATCACCATGCTGTCGGCCCTGGTTTTGCCCGATACCCAGGCTCCCCCCAACGATGCTTTCAAAGGGGTATGGTTCTATTGTCACATTCTTTTGATTTTTGCAGGGGATGCCGCTTTGGGTCTGGCCTGTGGTGCCGGCATCCTGTACCTGCTCCAGGAAAAAGGGATCAAGGCCAGAAATCCGGGATTTTTTTTCAAGCGTCTGCCTTCCCTGGACTTTCTGGATGATGTCAGTCATGCCTGTATTACCACGGGATTTTTTCTGCTGACCCTGGGACTGGTCACCGGGTTTGTGTACGCCAAAGTATTGTGGGGCCATTTCTGGAGCTGGGATTTCAAGGAGGTCTTTTCCCTGGGGGCCTGGTTTGTCTATGCCGTGCTGCTCCATCTGCGGTTTTATGCGGGCTGGCGGGGAAGAAAATCCGCCATCATGACCATTGTGGGATTTGCCATCATTGTTTTCACCTTTCTGGGCGTCAATTTATTTCTGGGCGGGCATCACCAGGAATTTACCAAATAG
- the hemA gene encoding glutamyl-tRNA reductase, whose product MPNIILIGINHKTAPVALREKLSFSIEETLAALETLKQHPGIKEILIFSTCNRTEILYVASRSGTVDTLITFLSGSKQISPSEFVPALYILRKEEAIHHLFRVAASLDSMMVGEPQILGQIKLAYRTAVKAGTSKVLLNRMMHKSFSLAKKVRKETGIGDNAVSISYAAIELANKIFSDLSTKTVMLLGAGEMAELAVEHLISHNVGQIRVSNRTFENAVALAERFNGRALGFEERVDALTEVDIIISSTGATDYVITADQVKKAMKKRKYRTLFFIDIAVPRDIDPKINQLSNVYVYDIDDLKTVVASNIQQREQETVKAERFVSEAVIKFRQWLDSLAIVPTIKALNEKMTGIVEMECDKTLSHLSHLAEPDKDAIRRMTQAIATRAIHDPIMFLKHTGGHRDDSLYLNVARQLFNLDMLENQ is encoded by the coding sequence ATGCCAAATATCATACTCATCGGTATCAACCATAAAACAGCGCCAGTGGCGCTCCGGGAAAAACTTTCTTTTTCAATAGAGGAAACCCTGGCTGCTCTGGAAACCCTGAAGCAGCATCCGGGTATCAAGGAGATCTTGATTTTCTCCACCTGCAACCGCACGGAAATTTTATATGTGGCCTCCCGAAGCGGCACTGTGGATACCTTGATCACCTTTCTTTCCGGCAGCAAACAGATTTCACCGTCTGAATTTGTGCCGGCGTTGTATATCCTTCGCAAGGAAGAAGCGATCCACCATCTGTTTCGCGTGGCGGCCAGCCTGGATTCCATGATGGTGGGAGAACCCCAGATTTTAGGCCAGATCAAGCTGGCTTATCGAACCGCAGTGAAAGCCGGTACGTCAAAAGTGCTGCTCAATCGGATGATGCACAAATCGTTTTCCCTTGCCAAAAAGGTTCGCAAGGAAACCGGGATCGGCGATAATGCTGTGTCCATAAGCTATGCGGCCATTGAGCTGGCCAATAAAATTTTCAGCGATCTGTCCACCAAAACCGTGATGCTTTTAGGGGCCGGAGAGATGGCGGAACTGGCCGTGGAACATTTGATTTCCCATAATGTGGGTCAGATCCGGGTATCCAACCGGACATTTGAAAATGCCGTGGCTTTGGCCGAACGGTTCAACGGCCGGGCCTTAGGGTTTGAAGAACGGGTGGATGCCCTGACTGAAGTGGATATCATCATTTCTTCCACGGGTGCCACCGACTATGTGATTACTGCGGATCAGGTTAAAAAAGCCATGAAAAAGCGAAAGTACCGGACCTTGTTTTTTATCGACATTGCCGTGCCCAGAGACATTGATCCGAAAATCAATCAGTTGTCCAATGTGTATGTGTATGACATCGATGACCTTAAAACCGTTGTGGCCTCCAATATCCAGCAGCGGGAGCAGGAAACCGTGAAGGCGGAACGGTTTGTGTCCGAGGCGGTGATCAAGTTCAGGCAATGGCTGGACAGCCTGGCCATCGTGCCGACCATCAAGGCGCTCAACGAGAAGATGACGGGCATCGTGGAAATGGAATGTGATAAGACCCTGTCCCATTTATCCCACCTGGCCGAACCGGACAAAGATGCCATTCGCCGGATGACCCAGGCCATTGCGACCCGGGCGATTCACGATCCTATCATGTTTTTGAAACACACGGGCGGTCATCGGGATGATTCATTGTACCTGAATGTGGCCAGGCAGCTGTTTAACCTGGATATGCTGGAAAATCAATAA
- a CDS encoding precorrin-2 dehydrogenase/sirohydrochlorin ferrochelatase family protein has protein sequence MKYYPIFLNVKDRPCLVAGGGQVGARKAKTLVSAGAWVTVVSPEFCDHLAEMPGIRKIQRCFDPKDLDQIFLVFAATGDTAVNRQIQNLARKARVLCNSADAPDQGDFILPAVMNRGDLICAVSTCGASPALARKIRMDLDQAYGPEYATFLVLMKAVREKLLASGHDPDGHKHIFRTMMERNLPGLVAANDMAAIDAVMQELLGSQFNVKELIPQ, from the coding sequence ATGAAATATTATCCGATTTTTCTCAATGTCAAAGACCGGCCGTGCCTGGTGGCGGGCGGCGGTCAAGTCGGGGCCAGAAAAGCAAAAACCCTTGTATCGGCAGGGGCGTGGGTCACTGTGGTGTCCCCTGAATTTTGTGATCACCTGGCTGAAATGCCCGGGATTCGAAAAATTCAACGATGTTTTGATCCCAAAGACCTTGACCAGATTTTTCTGGTATTTGCCGCCACCGGGGATACGGCGGTGAACCGGCAAATTCAGAACCTTGCCAGAAAAGCCCGGGTATTGTGCAACAGTGCGGATGCTCCGGATCAGGGTGATTTTATTCTGCCCGCGGTCATGAACCGGGGTGATTTGATTTGTGCGGTCTCCACTTGCGGGGCCAGCCCGGCGTTGGCCAGAAAAATCCGCATGGATCTGGACCAGGCCTATGGCCCGGAATATGCCACGTTCCTGGTTCTCATGAAAGCGGTCCGGGAAAAACTGCTGGCATCAGGCCATGACCCGGATGGCCATAAACATATTTTCAGAACCATGATGGAAAGAAATCTGCCGGGTCTGGTGGCGGCAAATGATATGGCAGCCATCGATGCTGTGATGCAGGAACTGCTTGGCAGCCAATTTAATGTGAAAGAGTTGATACCTCAATAA
- the rnc gene encoding ribonuclease III, giving the protein MPLIDLHIHSTASDGSLSPYEILALAQDSGVRAISLTDHDTIDGIHDILDDLHAFALDFITGVEISCEPPKGFDGLGSVHLLGYGFSLYDRQLNQALTTAKIARRQRNPKIIRQLQHLGLDITMAELEDRFKTRQIGRPHIAEMMVEKGMVSSFSDAFDTFLGNGCPAYVEKYKMPCDQAIQTILDAGGVPVLAHPGLLSFKASKDLERFVDTLVGYGLQGIEVFYTDHDARKTAYFKTLARKKKLLVTGGSDFHGSFNQGVSLGRGKDNIRVPYTCFKSLTDRVTAMRNLHNRLDILENNLGYRFVDRSLLQTALCHRSFLNENQTVCDSDNERLEFLGDAVLGLCVGHILMQQSPTKKEGELSRLRSTLVSEPSLADMARIIDLGRFIRLGKGEAGSGGGDKNSILSDTFEAVVAAIFLDAGFDVTCDLIQHLFEETVDRLLAKDCTVDYKSRIQEYAQEVFSQAPVYTVTREFGPDHDKTFEICLELAHIQTRGFGKSKKAAEQDAAGKALNLLKKK; this is encoded by the coding sequence TTGCCATTGATTGATCTTCACATACATTCTACCGCCTCGGATGGGTCCCTGTCTCCGTATGAGATACTGGCCCTTGCCCAGGACAGCGGTGTCCGGGCGATTTCTTTGACCGATCATGATACCATTGACGGGATTCATGACATTCTGGATGATCTGCATGCCTTTGCTCTGGATTTCATCACGGGTGTGGAAATCTCCTGTGAACCACCAAAAGGGTTTGATGGTCTCGGAAGTGTTCATTTACTGGGATATGGATTTTCCCTGTATGACCGGCAGTTGAACCAGGCCCTGACCACCGCGAAAATCGCCCGCAGGCAGCGGAATCCGAAAATCATCCGGCAATTGCAGCACCTGGGTCTGGATATCACCATGGCTGAACTGGAAGACCGTTTCAAGACCCGTCAGATCGGCCGGCCCCATATTGCCGAAATGATGGTGGAAAAAGGCATGGTCTCATCATTCAGTGACGCGTTTGATACTTTTCTGGGAAATGGGTGCCCCGCATATGTTGAAAAGTATAAAATGCCGTGCGATCAGGCCATCCAGACGATTCTGGACGCCGGAGGCGTTCCGGTTCTGGCGCATCCCGGCCTGCTGTCGTTCAAAGCATCCAAAGACCTGGAACGGTTTGTGGATACCCTGGTGGGATATGGACTTCAGGGGATTGAAGTCTTCTATACCGACCATGATGCCCGGAAAACCGCTTATTTCAAGACCCTGGCCCGGAAGAAAAAATTACTGGTCACCGGGGGATCGGATTTTCACGGCAGTTTCAACCAGGGGGTAAGTCTGGGCCGGGGAAAAGACAACATCCGGGTACCCTACACCTGCTTCAAATCATTGACGGACCGGGTCACAGCCATGCGCAATCTTCACAACCGGCTGGATATTTTAGAAAATAATCTGGGATATCGGTTTGTTGACCGGTCCCTGCTTCAGACGGCTCTTTGCCACCGGTCTTTTCTGAACGAAAATCAAACGGTGTGCGATTCGGACAATGAGCGGCTGGAGTTTCTGGGAGACGCGGTATTGGGCCTGTGTGTGGGGCATATCCTCATGCAGCAGAGCCCGACAAAAAAGGAAGGAGAATTGTCCCGGCTCCGGTCCACCCTGGTGAGTGAACCGTCTCTGGCAGACATGGCCAGAATCATTGATCTGGGTCGTTTTATCCGATTGGGAAAGGGAGAGGCCGGTTCCGGAGGCGGGGACAAGAACTCGATTCTTTCCGACACCTTTGAAGCCGTGGTGGCGGCCATCTTTCTGGATGCCGGGTTCGATGTCACCTGCGATCTGATTCAGCACCTGTTTGAGGAAACCGTGGACCGGCTGCTGGCCAAAGACTGTACCGTGGATTATAAAAGCCGTATCCAGGAATATGCCCAGGAGGTGTTTTCCCAGGCACCTGTGTATACCGTGACCCGGGAATTCGGGCCGGACCACGACAAAACCTTTGAAATCTGCCTGGAACTGGCCCATATTCAGACCCGGGGATTCGGCAAATCCAAAAAAGCTGCTGAGCAGGATGCCGCAGGGAAAGCCTTGAACCTGCTGAAAAAAAAATGA
- a CDS encoding ABC transporter permease — protein MMDYIVDGFIKAFFLLIHLDPATTSAIAATLKVSTIAMIISLTIGLPLGFVLGYFDFPGKRHTKTLVDTLLALPTVCIGLIVYALISSRGPLGEWHLLFTLTGIAMGLTVLALPIVIAITAATVENIDPDLKLTLVSLGAGRHHILRTCLWEVRYGILAGVVTAFGRVLTEVGIAMMVGGNIKYHTRTMTTAIALETNKGQFADGIALGIVLMAIALCVNICLSFLRKQ, from the coding sequence ATGATGGATTATATTGTTGACGGATTCATCAAGGCGTTTTTTCTGCTGATTCACCTGGATCCGGCCACCACGTCCGCCATCGCGGCCACGCTCAAGGTCTCCACCATTGCCATGATCATCAGTCTGACCATTGGACTGCCATTGGGATTTGTGCTGGGATATTTTGATTTCCCCGGCAAACGCCATACCAAAACACTGGTGGACACGCTTCTGGCCCTGCCCACGGTCTGCATCGGCCTGATCGTCTATGCCCTGATCTCCAGCCGGGGACCTTTGGGAGAATGGCACCTGTTGTTCACCCTCACCGGCATTGCCATGGGTCTGACCGTGCTGGCCCTGCCCATTGTCATCGCCATCACCGCCGCCACCGTGGAAAACATCGATCCGGATCTGAAACTGACCCTGGTGTCCCTGGGCGCAGGCAGGCACCATATATTGCGCACCTGTCTGTGGGAAGTGCGCTACGGAATCCTGGCCGGGGTGGTCACTGCTTTTGGCCGGGTTCTCACGGAAGTGGGCATTGCCATGATGGTGGGGGGCAATATCAAATACCATACCCGCACCATGACCACGGCCATTGCCCTGGAAACCAACAAAGGTCAGTTTGCCGACGGGATCGCTTTGGGAATCGTTCTCATGGCCATTGCTCTGTGTGTTAATATCTGTCTGTCTTTTCTAAGGAAACAATGA
- a CDS encoding elongator complex protein 3: MTVSPLVIPIFIPHSGCPHQCVFCNQTAITGQKATLPDAARVAEIIDTYLAHSMPRPQVEVAFFGGNFLGLAPGQISDLLESVRPFLNTGVVHGIRFSTRPDTVTKDRLKQIGTFPVSLVELGVQSMDDQVLAQANRGHTRNDTCRAMDLLDSFHMNAGVQIMAGLPGDTREGVIQTAQVLADMHPKTARIYPALVLKNTLLARWYQNGTYQPLTLDQAVDISGRAYGVFNQAGVTVIRMGVHMSDAQMGSILAGPWHPAFGHLVFSRILYRKTIRKIQALGTTMLSGSIQLRIHPSEESRLRGDRNSNLHRMKKKFPGIDFRVWPDPAMAIDQVKIVKIPV; the protein is encoded by the coding sequence ATGACCGTTTCTCCTCTGGTCATTCCGATTTTTATTCCGCATTCAGGATGCCCCCACCAATGTGTGTTTTGCAATCAGACCGCCATCACCGGTCAAAAAGCCACTCTGCCGGATGCCGCTCGTGTGGCTGAAATTATTGATACCTATCTGGCCCATTCCATGCCCCGGCCCCAAGTGGAAGTGGCGTTTTTCGGCGGCAATTTTCTGGGACTGGCACCCGGACAGATTTCAGATCTGCTGGAAAGCGTCCGGCCGTTTCTTAACACCGGTGTGGTTCACGGCATCCGTTTTTCCACACGCCCGGATACCGTGACAAAAGACCGGCTAAAACAGATCGGGACATTTCCGGTCAGTCTGGTGGAACTGGGGGTTCAGTCCATGGATGATCAGGTGCTGGCACAGGCCAACCGGGGTCATACCCGAAACGACACCTGCCGGGCCATGGATCTGCTTGACTCCTTCCATATGAACGCCGGGGTCCAGATCATGGCGGGGCTTCCCGGAGACACCCGGGAAGGCGTGATCCAGACCGCACAGGTTCTGGCAGACATGCATCCAAAGACCGCCCGCATCTATCCGGCCCTGGTGTTGAAAAACACGCTGCTGGCCCGATGGTATCAAAACGGCACCTACCAGCCGTTGACCCTGGACCAGGCAGTGGATATTTCCGGCCGGGCATATGGCGTTTTCAATCAAGCCGGCGTGACAGTCATTCGCATGGGGGTTCATATGTCTGATGCACAAATGGGATCGATTCTGGCCGGTCCCTGGCATCCGGCGTTTGGACACCTGGTGTTTTCACGAATTTTATACCGGAAAACAATTCGAAAAATTCAAGCTTTGGGAACAACAATGCTTTCAGGCAGTATTCAGCTGCGGATTCATCCTTCCGAAGAATCCCGATTGCGGGGGGACAGGAACAGCAATTTACACCGGATGAAAAAAAAATTTCCAGGAATTGATTTTCGTGTATGGCCTGATCCG
- a CDS encoding response regulator, with amino-acid sequence MPRETILIVDDEEDIIELIKYNLKTEGYVILTAGTGEQAIKTAKQSLPDLIVLDLMLPGIDGLEVTRYLKKNDQTAGIPIVMVTAKGEESDVVTGLELGANDYISKPFSPRELVARIRAILRRRRKTGDKETASGIRQVGDMVIDQARHVVTIQGEPVDLTLSEFELLSFLADKKGWVFTRGQIMDAIHGENYAVTERSIDVIIVGLRKKLKSHAGLIETVRGVGYRFKESL; translated from the coding sequence ATGCCCAGGGAAACCATTTTGATTGTCGATGATGAAGAAGATATCATCGAGCTGATTAAATATAATCTGAAAACCGAAGGATATGTCATTTTGACAGCCGGCACCGGCGAACAGGCCATTAAGACGGCCAAACAGTCTTTGCCGGATCTGATCGTTCTGGATCTGATGCTGCCGGGCATTGACGGCCTGGAAGTCACCCGGTATCTGAAAAAAAATGACCAGACCGCGGGTATTCCCATTGTCATGGTTACGGCCAAAGGCGAGGAATCCGATGTGGTCACCGGGCTGGAACTCGGGGCCAATGATTATATTTCCAAACCGTTCAGTCCCAGGGAGCTGGTGGCCCGGATCCGTGCCATTTTGCGGCGCCGCAGAAAAACCGGTGACAAGGAGACGGCATCCGGTATCCGTCAGGTGGGAGACATGGTCATCGACCAGGCCCGGCATGTGGTGACCATCCAGGGAGAACCCGTGGACCTGACCCTGTCTGAGTTTGAACTGCTGTCTTTTCTGGCGGACAAAAAAGGGTGGGTGTTCACCCGGGGCCAGATCATGGATGCTATTCATGGGGAAAATTATGCGGTAACGGAACGGAGCATCGATGTCATCATTGTGGGACTGCGCAAAAAATTGAAATCCCATGCCGGTCTTATAGAAACTGTCCGGGGGGTTGGATACCGGTTCAAAGAATCATTATGA
- the dksA gene encoding RNA polymerase-binding protein DksA, with the protein MKKEDLEYFHTLLTERLNELLKHADSTVTGMTQPKENFADPTDRASHEAERSFELRIRDREHKLIKKIKKALERIENGTFGRCETCEEEISIERLKARPVTTQCIECKTREEDMENALGL; encoded by the coding sequence ATGAAAAAAGAAGATCTGGAATATTTCCATACCCTGCTGACCGAGCGGCTCAATGAACTGCTGAAACATGCCGACAGCACTGTGACCGGTATGACCCAACCCAAGGAAAATTTTGCCGATCCCACGGATCGGGCCTCCCATGAAGCGGAAAGAAGTTTTGAACTGCGGATTCGCGACCGGGAACATAAATTGATCAAAAAAATCAAAAAAGCTTTGGAGCGGATTGAAAACGGCACTTTCGGACGGTGCGAAACCTGCGAGGAAGAGATCTCCATCGAACGGTTGAAAGCCCGGCCCGTGACCACCCAGTGTATTGAATGCAAAACCCGGGAAGAGGACATGGAAAATGCCTTAGGGCTTTGA
- a CDS encoding amidohydrolase family protein gives MIIDTHTHLFPESFIADRSALFAHEPEFTLLYKNPKALMAKGDELIEAMDAHGVDIACACGFPWRNPDYTKKNNDYIIDCVNRWPDRLRGLACFDAAWQGAANEALRCIDAGLSGVGELAFYLSGIDDSALEKLTDIMAVLREKGNLPCMIHTNEPVGHAYPGKTPVTLEQIQKLAASFPDNRIILAHWGGGIFFYHIMKKQLKQTLKNVWYDTAASPFLYDPAVYDMAVQAGVGDKVLLGTDFPLLPPDRYYRDLDASGLTKEEKQAVLGDNAAMFYA, from the coding sequence ATGATCATTGATACCCATACCCATCTGTTTCCGGAATCGTTTATAGCGGATCGATCCGCACTTTTTGCCCATGAACCGGAATTCACTCTGTTGTACAAAAACCCCAAAGCCCTGATGGCCAAAGGAGATGAGCTGATTGAAGCCATGGACGCTCATGGCGTGGATATTGCCTGCGCCTGCGGATTTCCCTGGCGGAACCCGGACTATACAAAAAAAAACAATGACTATATTATCGATTGTGTCAACCGATGGCCGGACCGGCTCCGGGGCCTGGCCTGTTTTGATGCGGCCTGGCAGGGAGCGGCAAATGAAGCACTGCGGTGCATTGATGCCGGATTGTCCGGTGTGGGGGAACTGGCGTTTTACCTGTCGGGTATCGACGACAGTGCTCTGGAAAAGCTGACCGATATCATGGCGGTACTGCGGGAAAAAGGCAACCTGCCGTGCATGATCCACACCAACGAGCCGGTGGGCCATGCCTATCCCGGAAAAACACCGGTCACCCTGGAACAGATTCAGAAACTGGCAGCCTCGTTTCCTGACAACCGGATCATTCTGGCCCACTGGGGGGGCGGCATCTTTTTTTACCACATCATGAAAAAACAGCTCAAGCAAACCCTGAAAAATGTCTGGTACGACACGGCTGCCTCTCCGTTTCTGTATGATCCGGCGGTCTATGACATGGCTGTCCAGGCCGGGGTCGGGGACAAAGTGCTGTTGGGCACTGATTTCCCACTGCTGCCCCCGGACCGTTATTACCGGGATCTGGATGCCTCCGGCCTGACAAAAGAAGAGAAGCAGGCCGTTTTAGGCGACAACGCAGCCATGTTCTATGCATGA